Proteins encoded together in one Citromicrobium bathyomarinum window:
- a CDS encoding DUF736 domain-containing protein yields the protein MAQIGLFTRTETGFVGRLHTLILYRELTLVPAAPSDSENAPDYRIHHGGDDGPEIGAGWKRTGEKAGEYLSLQIDDPTFAFPIRANLFETDAEDGHWALHWNRPAKRPEKRDDRG from the coding sequence ATGGCTCAGATCGGCCTATTCACGCGCACGGAAACCGGCTTTGTCGGTCGGCTTCACACGCTCATTCTCTACCGCGAACTCACCCTCGTCCCGGCAGCGCCGTCGGACAGCGAGAACGCGCCCGACTATCGCATCCATCATGGTGGTGATGATGGGCCGGAGATCGGTGCCGGCTGGAAACGCACCGGCGAGAAGGCCGGCGAATACCTCTCTTTGCAAATCGACGATCCGACATTCGCTTTTCCGATCCGCGCCAATCTCTTCGAGACGGATGCCGAGGACGGACATTGGGCGCTGCATTGGAACCGTCCCGCAAAGCGCCCCGAGAAGCGCGATGACCGCGGCTAA
- a CDS encoding S26 family signal peptidase produces MTRLGYVMSTCFSALAIGGLVFVHVSPKLIWNVSASAPIGLYAVGSDDDLSVGDLVVVDPPKSLAIYLDERGYLPDGVPLLKHIVALPGQRICRDGAVVTVGDITMAQAQPSDRFGRDLPVWQGCHIVAETELFLLNPSHPDSLDGRYFGALPANAVIGRAIPILTKNQGDGRYVWRAERRADAPPDSSDRK; encoded by the coding sequence ATGACCCGGCTCGGTTACGTCATGTCGACCTGTTTCTCGGCGCTCGCGATCGGCGGACTGGTCTTCGTCCATGTCAGTCCGAAGCTGATCTGGAACGTCTCCGCGAGTGCGCCGATCGGGCTGTACGCCGTCGGTTCGGACGACGATCTTTCTGTCGGCGATCTGGTCGTTGTCGATCCTCCGAAATCGCTTGCGATCTATCTCGACGAGCGCGGCTACCTGCCCGACGGCGTACCGCTCCTCAAGCACATCGTTGCGCTTCCCGGACAGCGCATTTGTCGTGACGGCGCCGTCGTCACGGTCGGCGACATTACCATGGCGCAGGCGCAACCAAGCGACCGCTTCGGACGCGATCTGCCCGTATGGCAGGGATGCCATATCGTCGCCGAGACGGAACTATTCCTCCTGAATCCGAGCCATCCCGACAGTCTCGACGGTCGCTATTTCGGCGCGCTCCCGGCGAACGCCGTGATCGGCCGCGCCATCCCGATACTCACCAAGAACCAAGGCGATGGCCGCTATGTCTGGCGCGCCGAGCGCCGCGCCGACGCCCCTCCAGATTCTTCCGACCGCAAATGA
- a CDS encoding DUF2840 domain-containing protein, which translates to MSGGATVELVWIEKRIEHWIRFGRIVRSTIQSRSRSTAAFDPGAVFAFVRWQANDFGTAISRIDILRAPRPGEPYATVPYVTPGGDSLLRLSGWPKVERVLQIVDEIEALGIDPADAAPDYWRHVHNRLSAGLGPRSYTATQHRAWLLRQTCPPDPQTQRTATAGSVS; encoded by the coding sequence ATGAGCGGCGGCGCCACTGTCGAACTCGTCTGGATCGAGAAGCGGATCGAGCACTGGATTCGCTTCGGCCGAATCGTGCGGAGTACGATTCAGAGCCGCAGTCGCAGCACCGCCGCATTCGATCCCGGCGCTGTCTTTGCCTTCGTCCGATGGCAGGCAAATGACTTCGGCACGGCGATAAGCCGGATCGACATTCTGCGTGCGCCCCGACCGGGCGAGCCCTACGCGACCGTTCCGTATGTGACACCCGGCGGCGACAGTTTGCTGCGCCTGTCCGGCTGGCCCAAGGTCGAACGGGTTCTCCAGATCGTCGATGAAATCGAAGCCCTCGGCATCGACCCGGCGGACGCCGCGCCGGACTACTGGCGCCACGTTCATAACAGGCTGTCTGCAGGCTTGGGGCCGCGCTCCTACACAGCCACTCAACACCGCGCATGGCTTCTGCGCCAGACCTGTCCGCCCGATCCACAGACACAGCGCACTGCCACGGCGGGGAGCGTATCATGA
- a CDS encoding helix-turn-helix domain-containing protein, whose protein sequence is MPDPNAGLPPRYLRTPEAARFLGLSGRTLEKHRTYGTGPRYSKIGGRVVYAIEDLQAWVSRGEKHSTSDDTGQEVPPAKRHAAISPAYVRKARS, encoded by the coding sequence ATGCCAGACCCCAATGCCGGACTTCCCCCACGCTATCTGAGAACACCCGAGGCGGCCCGTTTTCTCGGCCTGTCGGGCAGAACCCTCGAAAAGCACCGCACCTATGGCACGGGGCCGCGCTATTCGAAGATCGGCGGGCGTGTGGTCTATGCGATCGAGGATCTGCAGGCCTGGGTCAGCCGCGGTGAGAAGCATTCAACCTCGGATGACACGGGCCAAGAGGTTCCGCCCGCCAAGCGGCATGCCGCGATCTCACCCGCCTATGTGCGGAAGGCCCGCTCATGA
- a CDS encoding DUF2285 domain-containing protein yields the protein MVHLIASLPDIGLTAAIPPDSITDRETGDDGLSWMRLENGVNLVGNLVDDRPVGLLLPLDDAWPVRLAAADRLYRQLIERDSDPPITPHRRERLKRALRTIDGRQSGASYRAIATAFFGADRVAAEPWKTSSLKAQVARLATYGRMMIDRGYRQLLQGKGR from the coding sequence GTGGTTCACCTGATCGCGTCTCTGCCCGACATCGGCCTGACCGCCGCCATTCCTCCCGACAGCATCACAGATCGCGAAACGGGCGACGACGGACTGTCGTGGATGCGATTGGAGAACGGCGTCAATCTTGTCGGTAATCTGGTCGATGATCGGCCTGTAGGTCTCCTGCTTCCTCTCGATGACGCCTGGCCCGTTCGGCTTGCTGCCGCTGACAGACTGTATCGCCAACTTATCGAGCGCGACTCAGATCCGCCGATTACGCCACATCGGCGCGAGCGACTGAAACGCGCCCTCCGCACGATCGACGGACGCCAGAGCGGCGCCAGCTATCGTGCCATTGCCACGGCCTTCTTCGGCGCTGATCGCGTCGCCGCCGAACCGTGGAAGACCAGTTCGCTCAAGGCGCAGGTTGCGCGGCTGGCCACTTACGGGCGGATGATGATCGATCGCGGTTATCGCCAACTTCTTCAGGGCAAAGGCCGCTGA
- a CDS encoding DUF2285 domain-containing protein: MPATPLTIADAPPNDAAVTVYDRDHLKLYMRLLDANDAGASLEEVSPVLLGIDARAEPERARRVHDSHLSRARWMTEQGYRDILRNGLPLE, from the coding sequence ATGCCCGCCACCCCGCTTACGATCGCAGATGCCCCGCCGAACGATGCGGCCGTGACCGTCTATGATCGCGATCACCTCAAGCTTTACATGCGACTTCTCGACGCCAATGACGCCGGAGCATCGCTGGAAGAGGTGTCGCCGGTCTTGCTTGGCATCGACGCGAGGGCGGAGCCGGAGCGGGCCCGCCGTGTGCACGACAGCCACCTGTCCCGCGCGCGTTGGATGACCGAACAAGGATATCGGGACATTCTCAGGAACGGTCTTCCCCTGGAATAG
- a CDS encoding helix-turn-helix transcriptional regulator, whose product MDIRDVFGKNLKHYRMKIGISQDALAAKMGVDRAHVSSMERGQQNVTIITLWHAALALDVKPAALLDDQAQD is encoded by the coding sequence ATGGATATTCGTGACGTTTTTGGAAAGAATCTCAAGCACTACCGGATGAAAATCGGCATCAGCCAGGACGCGCTGGCGGCCAAAATGGGCGTTGATCGCGCCCATGTGAGTTCGATGGAGCGCGGCCAGCAGAACGTGACCATCATCACCCTTTGGCATGCGGCGCTCGCGCTTGACGTGAAGCCGGCTGCACTTCTCGACGATCAGGCTCAGGATTAG
- a CDS encoding DUF736 domain-containing protein — protein MATIGTFKKTGNEFVGEIVTLNVQAKNVRIVPEEGSSNDNAPSHRVFVGRVEIGAAWSKRSNEGRDYLSLKLDDPSFTAPIYANLFDDTVIEGEESFSLIWSRSRRQNGD, from the coding sequence ATGGCCACCATCGGAACCTTCAAGAAGACCGGCAACGAGTTCGTCGGCGAGATCGTCACCCTGAATGTTCAGGCGAAGAACGTCCGCATCGTCCCTGAAGAGGGGTCATCTAACGACAACGCTCCCTCGCACCGCGTCTTCGTAGGCCGCGTCGAAATCGGCGCCGCTTGGTCCAAACGCTCGAACGAAGGTCGCGACTATCTGAGCCTCAAGCTCGACGATCCAAGCTTCACCGCGCCGATCTACGCCAACCTCTTCGACGACACCGTCATCGAGGGCGAAGAGAGCTTCAGTCTCATCTGGTCGCGGTCCCGCCGCCAGAACGGCGACTGA
- a CDS encoding LysR family transcriptional regulator, giving the protein MEMNQVRYFLAVCEHRNFTHAASASNVSQPSLTAAIKKLEDELGDALFIRDRAGCRLTALGKLMQPRLERMQSEAREAKAEAVRHTRLERVPISIGIGETIGHAKVSEAVERFRQRVPQAEIELIVDANDTLLAGLREGEFDLVISTVEVSEELYRIDPLYQEAYRVVVAKGHPLSELPAVSLADLADTTMLDRPNCEMREALHGACTDHGHTLYAAYRSNRVDWLVELARRGSGAVILPETSIPDHDNLVSLPVADMEIARDVAALRFRHQASRSETNELVREFSRN; this is encoded by the coding sequence ATGGAAATGAATCAGGTCCGCTACTTTTTGGCGGTTTGCGAGCATCGCAATTTCACCCATGCCGCGAGTGCTTCCAACGTATCGCAACCCTCGCTTACGGCGGCGATCAAAAAACTTGAGGACGAATTGGGCGATGCATTGTTCATCCGAGATCGTGCTGGCTGCCGCCTGACAGCGCTTGGTAAGCTTATGCAGCCAAGATTGGAACGTATGCAGTCTGAGGCAAGGGAGGCAAAAGCCGAGGCTGTCCGACATACGCGGCTAGAAAGAGTCCCGATTAGCATCGGAATAGGTGAAACGATAGGCCATGCCAAAGTCTCGGAGGCCGTCGAACGGTTTCGTCAACGCGTGCCGCAAGCCGAGATAGAACTGATCGTCGACGCAAACGACACTTTGTTGGCGGGACTTCGCGAGGGAGAATTTGATCTCGTGATATCAACAGTAGAGGTCAGTGAGGAGCTTTATCGCATAGACCCACTCTATCAAGAGGCCTATCGTGTGGTTGTGGCGAAAGGTCATCCCCTGTCTGAGTTGCCGGCCGTATCGCTTGCTGATTTGGCAGATACAACCATGTTGGATCGCCCAAATTGTGAAATGCGAGAGGCATTGCATGGGGCGTGCACGGACCATGGTCATACGCTCTATGCGGCATACCGGTCAAACCGCGTGGACTGGTTGGTCGAGCTCGCGCGGCGAGGCTCGGGGGCCGTTATCCTTCCCGAAACGTCGATCCCTGACCATGACAATCTCGTCTCACTTCCGGTAGCCGACATGGAAATTGCAAGAGATGTGGCAGCGCTTCGTTTCCGCCATCAGGCTTCTCGCTCAGAAACAAACGAACTGGTGCGGGAGTTTTCGCGGAACTGA
- a CDS encoding cation transporter, producing MSSQKDNRQANLTRGIRVEIASLVYNIIEVVVSVTVGLLTGSAALVSWGLDSTVEATSAATLIWRLKGEKDGAGKRTVLHRKKVALYVVACAFWIVVAAILYEAVSAFISQKAPGFNWWGIAILGASLVVNPFLAWGKYRYGKRLDAPALKYDAKDTMICQYQTIVVLAGIGLTQWMGWWWADPVAALLIVPYVAWEAFEATKDARSVEPEEADATADA from the coding sequence ATGAGTAGTCAGAAAGATAACCGGCAGGCCAATCTGACGCGCGGCATCCGCGTCGAGATCGCCAGCCTCGTCTACAACATCATCGAGGTCGTCGTATCCGTCACCGTGGGACTTCTGACCGGCAGCGCGGCACTGGTAAGCTGGGGTCTCGACAGCACGGTCGAAGCCACCTCAGCCGCGACGCTGATCTGGCGCTTGAAGGGGGAGAAGGACGGTGCCGGCAAGCGCACGGTCCTGCACCGCAAGAAGGTCGCGCTCTACGTGGTTGCCTGTGCCTTCTGGATCGTCGTCGCGGCGATCCTCTACGAGGCGGTCTCCGCCTTCATTTCGCAGAAGGCGCCGGGCTTCAACTGGTGGGGTATCGCGATTCTGGGTGCTTCGCTCGTGGTCAACCCGTTCCTCGCCTGGGGCAAGTATCGCTATGGCAAACGGCTCGATGCGCCCGCCCTGAAGTACGATGCCAAGGACACCATGATCTGCCAGTATCAGACAATCGTGGTGTTGGCCGGGATCGGTCTGACGCAATGGATGGGCTGGTGGTGGGCCGACCCGGTCGCGGCGCTTCTGATCGTGCCCTACGTTGCGTGGGAAGCGTTTGAGGCCACCAAGGATGCGCGGTCGGTCGAGCCGGAGGAGGCCGACGCTACTGCCGACGCCTGA
- a CDS encoding cytochrome P450 — translation MSSIPSAKGIDSTLALLRNPYEFIPDTCRDLEGDLFETRILFQKTICMTGAAAAEVFYSEDGLVRAGSMPKRIQRTLLGEKGIQGLDGEAHRHRKRMFMSLMASERIEALENTTRDLLDRYARDWQAAEKVVLYDEVREILTRAACAWSGVPLPEAEVETRTAQMTALFQDAGAVGWKHWGARLARHRAERWTAGIIERLRDGSLQTGQESAAHVVATWRDLNGELLTSKVAAVELLNVVRPIVAVSAFIAQAAHALHRHPEWRQKLKDDEGQLEPFVQEVRRLYPFFPAVAARVKSDFEWRGYRFSKGYRVLLDLYGTNTDARSWDAPQEFRPERFHDREVTPYDFIPQGGGDHHRNHRCPGEWIAISQMKAFCSFFVNAIDYEVPDQDLDLETEELPPMPKSRFIMRNVRRRQ, via the coding sequence ATGTCCAGCATTCCATCCGCAAAGGGCATCGACAGCACGCTTGCCCTGCTGCGCAACCCATATGAGTTCATTCCGGACACATGCCGCGATCTTGAGGGCGACCTGTTCGAGACCCGCATCCTCTTTCAAAAGACGATCTGCATGACTGGTGCCGCAGCTGCGGAGGTCTTCTATTCCGAGGATGGGCTCGTGCGCGCAGGCTCGATGCCGAAGCGTATCCAGAGAACCCTGCTCGGCGAAAAGGGCATCCAGGGGCTCGATGGCGAGGCCCACCGTCATCGGAAGCGGATGTTTATGTCACTCATGGCGTCGGAGCGGATCGAAGCTCTCGAAAACACGACGCGGGACCTGTTGGACCGCTACGCACGGGACTGGCAAGCGGCGGAGAAGGTCGTTCTCTACGACGAAGTGCGCGAAATCCTCACCAGAGCTGCCTGCGCCTGGTCGGGCGTGCCGCTTCCCGAAGCGGAGGTCGAGACGCGGACGGCGCAGATGACGGCGCTCTTCCAAGACGCCGGGGCGGTCGGCTGGAAGCACTGGGGTGCGCGTCTGGCGCGGCATCGCGCAGAGCGTTGGACAGCCGGGATTATTGAACGGCTGCGCGACGGAAGCCTTCAGACAGGACAGGAAAGCGCCGCCCATGTCGTCGCGACGTGGCGCGATCTGAATGGGGAGCTGCTGACCTCCAAGGTTGCCGCCGTGGAGCTTCTGAACGTAGTACGCCCGATCGTCGCCGTCTCTGCGTTCATCGCCCAGGCGGCGCATGCCCTGCATCGGCATCCCGAGTGGCGGCAAAAGCTGAAGGACGACGAGGGACAGCTCGAACCTTTCGTGCAAGAGGTCCGCCGTCTGTATCCGTTCTTTCCCGCGGTCGCGGCACGGGTGAAGAGTGATTTCGAGTGGCGCGGATATCGCTTTTCCAAAGGGTACAGGGTTCTGCTCGACCTCTACGGCACAAATACCGACGCTCGCTCGTGGGACGCGCCGCAAGAGTTCCGGCCCGAGCGGTTTCACGATCGGGAGGTCACCCCCTACGACTTCATTCCGCAGGGCGGTGGTGATCACCACAGGAACCACCGTTGTCCGGGCGAGTGGATCGCGATCAGCCAGATGAAGGCGTTTTGCAGTTTCTTCGTGAACGCCATCGACTACGAAGTGCCAGATCAGGATCTGGATCTGGAAACCGAAGAACTGCCGCCCATGCCTAAATCCCGGTTCATCATGCGCAACGTCAGGCGTCGGCAGTAG
- the lspA gene encoding signal peptidase II: MNSRVLGGLCAIAAFGLDQGTKALALNTPALERGVEVLPFLNLVRVLNDGVSFGMLGGIVPWWGLIALAGVIVAWLLIWLWRAPDRLTAAALGLIIGGALGNVLDRLRYQAVPDFLDFHYGTYHWPSFNLADVAIFCGAALLFWDSFRSAQNKPERNHREENVTGK, translated from the coding sequence ATGAACAGCCGCGTTCTGGGCGGGCTCTGCGCGATCGCGGCGTTCGGCCTCGATCAGGGTACCAAGGCGCTTGCGCTGAACACACCGGCGCTTGAGCGCGGCGTCGAGGTTCTACCCTTTCTCAATCTCGTGCGGGTTCTGAACGATGGAGTCAGCTTCGGTATGCTGGGCGGGATCGTGCCTTGGTGGGGTCTCATCGCGCTTGCTGGCGTGATCGTGGCATGGCTGCTGATCTGGTTGTGGCGCGCGCCGGACAGGCTGACGGCTGCCGCTCTCGGTCTGATCATCGGCGGCGCGCTCGGCAATGTCCTCGACCGGCTGCGTTATCAGGCCGTCCCGGATTTTCTGGATTTCCATTACGGAACATACCACTGGCCGTCCTTCAATCTTGCGGATGTGGCGATTTTCTGCGGTGCGGCCCTGCTGTTCTGGGACAGCTTCCGCTCGGCGCAGAACAAGCCCGAACGTAACCACCGAGAAGAAAACGTTACGGGGAAATAA
- a CDS encoding cation transporter: MDCAKDAAQIERAAQAAGVAPGDVKVSAATHIMTLTAPEVRLPDIEKAVAVTGYGFDRIEGDEDIPPNPAHQDPAYRRALWIVVILNVGYGVLEMIGGFISGSQAVKADALDFIGDGAITFLGLLAIGWSLAWRARSALIQGIFLGLLGLGVLGTTIVRVFERTTPDAGLMGLLGMIALVVNVISVLPLLRFRKGDANMRAVWLFSRNDAIGNAAVVVAAGLVAWLGSAWPDLIVAFGIAGLFLHSSWAIIRDARADLKAAA, encoded by the coding sequence ATGGATTGCGCCAAGGATGCCGCGCAGATCGAGCGGGCGGCACAGGCAGCCGGGGTCGCGCCCGGCGATGTGAAAGTGTCGGCCGCGACGCACATCATGACACTGACTGCACCCGAAGTGCGCCTGCCGGACATCGAAAAGGCAGTCGCGGTGACAGGCTATGGCTTCGACCGGATCGAGGGCGATGAAGACATTCCGCCGAATCCCGCCCATCAGGACCCGGCCTACCGCCGTGCCCTCTGGATCGTCGTGATCCTGAACGTGGGATACGGGGTCCTCGAAATGATCGGCGGTTTCATTTCCGGATCGCAGGCCGTGAAGGCCGATGCGCTCGATTTCATCGGCGACGGCGCGATCACCTTCCTTGGCCTGCTGGCCATCGGCTGGAGCCTCGCCTGGCGGGCACGGTCGGCCTTGATCCAAGGCATCTTCCTCGGCCTGCTCGGCCTTGGCGTCCTCGGCACGACCATCGTGCGAGTCTTCGAACGGACGACGCCGGATGCAGGTCTAATGGGCCTGCTTGGCATGATCGCCCTTGTCGTCAACGTCATCTCCGTTCTGCCGCTGCTGCGGTTCCGCAAGGGCGACGCGAACATGCGGGCCGTCTGGCTATTCTCGCGCAACGACGCCATCGGCAATGCGGCGGTTGTCGTTGCCGCCGGTCTCGTGGCGTGGCTGGGCAGCGCCTGGCCGGACCTCATCGTCGCCTTCGGCATCGCCGGACTGTTCCTGCACTCGTCTTGGGCAATCATCCGCGATGCGCGGGCCGATCTGAAGGCAGCGGCATGA
- a CDS encoding metalloregulator ArsR/SmtB family transcription factor — translation MAQLVDDRKSATIERRAKLFRGFADPSRLAILGALCNEPLAVHELVERTELSQPNVSNHLRCLLDCGLVASDREGRFIRYRISNPRITVLLNDVDALLDVVAKGVEACDNYREA, via the coding sequence ATGGCGCAATTGGTCGATGACCGCAAGAGCGCAACCATCGAGCGACGGGCGAAGCTGTTCCGCGGCTTCGCGGACCCGAGCCGCCTGGCCATCCTCGGTGCACTTTGCAACGAGCCATTGGCCGTTCACGAGCTCGTCGAGCGGACCGAACTATCGCAACCCAACGTCTCCAACCATCTGAGGTGCCTGCTGGACTGCGGGCTTGTCGCCAGCGACCGCGAAGGGCGCTTCATCCGTTACCGTATCAGCAACCCGCGCATCACGGTCCTTCTGAACGATGTGGACGCACTTCTCGACGTGGTCGCAAAGGGTGTTGAGGCGTGTGACAATTATCGTGAGGCGTGA
- a CDS encoding DUF2493 domain-containing protein, whose amino-acid sequence MTAETIERHASSATAAVLEELQLYGYRPFADEPDSRPLPEIDALQGAMTDIFDALAATLGDTRLEPDLEDLFWSVTNLFHRTAARVDRDLDDNEQAQKRSQREQDGSEVRSVELEALTAQGVTLIERRNAYELMRDIAADHFETHIGQTWRPHSGSRISHRTLTASMIDSRDYLTAKRRAEIEPLLPTGPRVAFSGGLDVTDHRAIWKALDRVMAKHADMVLLHGGSPKGAEKIAACWADARKCQQIVFKPDWKRHGKAAPFKRNDVLLEAMPIGLILFPGSGITDNLADKARKLGVPLYDFRSRQSSTQAT is encoded by the coding sequence ATGACAGCCGAGACCATCGAACGACACGCCAGTTCCGCAACCGCCGCCGTGCTCGAAGAATTGCAACTCTACGGCTATCGGCCTTTCGCCGACGAGCCCGATTCGAGACCTTTACCCGAAATCGACGCCCTCCAGGGCGCGATGACGGACATCTTCGACGCGCTCGCCGCGACGCTGGGCGACACGCGGCTGGAACCGGACCTCGAAGACCTTTTTTGGTCCGTGACGAACCTGTTTCATCGCACAGCGGCCCGTGTCGATCGCGACCTCGACGACAACGAACAGGCCCAGAAACGCTCGCAGCGCGAACAGGACGGTTCCGAAGTACGCTCTGTCGAACTCGAAGCCCTGACGGCGCAGGGCGTCACGCTGATCGAGCGGCGCAACGCCTACGAACTCATGCGCGACATCGCCGCTGATCACTTCGAGACCCATATTGGCCAGACCTGGCGTCCGCACTCGGGATCGCGGATCAGCCACCGCACGCTGACGGCCTCCATGATCGACAGCCGCGACTATCTGACGGCGAAGCGGCGCGCGGAGATCGAACCACTTCTGCCAACCGGGCCACGCGTCGCATTCTCTGGCGGGCTCGACGTCACCGATCATCGGGCCATCTGGAAGGCGCTCGACCGAGTGATGGCCAAACACGCCGACATGGTGCTGCTGCATGGCGGATCGCCCAAAGGCGCCGAGAAGATCGCCGCCTGCTGGGCCGACGCCCGCAAATGCCAGCAAATCGTCTTCAAGCCGGACTGGAAACGCCACGGCAAGGCCGCACCGTTCAAGCGCAACGACGTGCTTCTCGAGGCCATGCCCATCGGACTCATCCTCTTTCCGGGGTCCGGGATCACCGACAATCTCGCCGACAAGGCCCGCAAGCTCGGCGTGCCGCTTTACGACTTCCGGTCCCGGCAAAGTTCAACGCAGGCGACGTGA
- a CDS encoding toprim domain-containing protein gives MNSAASEIAGRLGREAEAVCRHYLSNGRKQGRYWIVGDIENTPGRSLYVRLTGPTHGPGAAGKWTDAATGEHGDLLDLIAGARQLRSFGETLDEARIFLNLPRPEPPTRERVVASTGSPEAARRLFAMGRPLGGTLAERYLHRRGLSGLGGAPALRFHPCCYYWREGQPKDAPSETWPALLAKVTDGQGNLTGVHRTWLDPATARKAPLDSPRKAMGHLLGHGVRVGIATDILTAGEGLESTLSLRMALPDLPVIAALSANHLAALILPAGLRRLYIAADADEAGAMAADKLTERADAVGIETIRLAPLGDDFNEDLRKLGREDLRAHLGPQLATADLSRLLSCDP, from the coding sequence ATGAACAGCGCTGCATCCGAGATTGCAGGACGGCTCGGCCGCGAGGCGGAGGCCGTCTGCCGCCATTACCTCTCCAACGGCCGCAAGCAGGGCCGCTACTGGATCGTCGGCGACATCGAGAACACGCCCGGTCGCAGTCTTTACGTTCGCCTCACTGGACCAACCCACGGTCCTGGCGCTGCCGGCAAATGGACCGACGCCGCCACGGGCGAACATGGTGACCTGCTAGATCTCATTGCCGGCGCCCGCCAACTTCGTTCCTTCGGCGAGACGCTTGATGAGGCAAGGATCTTTCTGAACCTCCCACGACCTGAACCGCCAACTCGCGAACGCGTGGTTGCCTCCACCGGATCGCCGGAGGCTGCACGGCGCCTCTTCGCCATGGGAAGACCGCTCGGTGGAACGCTCGCCGAGCGCTATCTTCATCGACGCGGTCTTTCCGGGCTTGGCGGCGCGCCAGCGCTGCGATTTCATCCGTGCTGCTACTATTGGCGTGAAGGTCAGCCGAAAGATGCACCGTCGGAGACTTGGCCCGCATTGCTCGCGAAGGTCACGGACGGACAAGGCAATCTCACCGGCGTCCACCGCACCTGGCTCGATCCGGCGACGGCTCGCAAGGCCCCGCTTGACTCACCGCGCAAGGCGATGGGGCATCTGCTCGGGCACGGTGTGCGGGTCGGCATCGCGACCGACATTCTCACTGCCGGCGAAGGGCTTGAAAGCACGCTGTCACTGCGCATGGCGTTACCCGACCTGCCGGTCATCGCCGCGTTATCGGCCAACCATCTCGCCGCGCTGATCCTGCCGGCAGGGCTTCGGCGTCTCTATATCGCGGCCGACGCCGACGAAGCAGGCGCCATGGCGGCTGACAAACTGACGGAACGCGCAGATGCCGTCGGCATCGAGACGATCCGGCTTGCTCCCCTTGGCGATGATTTCAACGAAGATCTCCGCAAGCTCGGACGAGAAGACCTGCGGGCGCATCTCGGCCCGCAATTGGCCACGGCTGATCTATCGCGGCTGCTTTCCTGCGATCCCTGA